The following coding sequences lie in one Lysobacter capsici genomic window:
- a CDS encoding DegV family protein: protein MPNARLPLTAPALRRALISGARRVIAGRDLLNRINVFPVADGDTGNNLAHTLGSLLNGALSRRSRHIGELLKRIGDDAIDGARGNSGAILAQFLHGVAEHARAQPELDASTLAASVRHGAANARAALAHPVEGTILSVINAFADALEEAAAASADGDPRPGFVSALARARAALAYTPQQMALLQKAGVVDAGAQGFVDLLEGIAEFVDGGPRALRVHGAGIAANEGCGGHGHAADHTDPAIPALHETVDPLRRWCSECLLVGEHLPRDRLRDALEAIGADSLVLAGGATRLRVHAHVGAPQMLFDACARFGVVEGMKADDMLAQQRSIERVQRVAVVTDSAADLPEELAEHYGLHVVPVRVSIDGRDYLDKTGLATAEFYRRMAASADLPRTSQPPPGDFRRTFEFLLGHRAQVLYVGLSRAVSGTLQSGEQAAARADDSGARRIQVFDTFNAAGGQALLAWRAAELAADGIELPAIVAELERLRPLTLTWAMARDISHAVRGGRVPPWAVPLVRFTGLTPIAKIKPEGRLGVSGGVFAKAGAPEAFARYIARRAPRGQRWRAIIGHCDARADGERLLEALRRRLGLERAWLVETGPALGAHAGRGALLVSLQPVPGAV, encoded by the coding sequence ATGCCGAACGCACGCCTGCCGCTGACCGCGCCCGCCCTGCGCCGGGCCTTGATCTCCGGCGCGCGCCGGGTCATCGCCGGCCGCGACCTGCTCAACCGGATCAACGTGTTCCCGGTGGCCGACGGCGATACCGGCAACAACCTCGCGCATACCCTGGGCAGCCTGCTGAACGGGGCGCTGAGCCGGCGCAGCCGCCACATCGGCGAACTGCTCAAGCGCATCGGCGACGACGCGATCGACGGCGCGCGCGGCAATTCCGGGGCGATCCTGGCCCAGTTCCTGCACGGCGTGGCCGAGCACGCGCGCGCCCAGCCCGAGCTGGACGCGAGCACCCTGGCCGCGTCGGTGCGCCACGGCGCGGCCAACGCCCGCGCCGCGCTGGCGCACCCGGTCGAGGGCACCATCCTGAGCGTCATCAACGCTTTCGCCGACGCGCTGGAGGAAGCCGCCGCGGCCAGCGCCGACGGCGACCCGCGCCCGGGCTTCGTCAGCGCGCTGGCGCGGGCGCGCGCGGCGCTGGCGTACACGCCGCAGCAGATGGCGCTGCTGCAGAAGGCCGGCGTGGTCGATGCCGGCGCGCAGGGTTTCGTCGACCTGCTCGAAGGCATCGCCGAATTCGTCGACGGCGGCCCGCGCGCGCTGCGCGTGCATGGCGCCGGCATCGCCGCGAACGAGGGCTGCGGCGGGCATGGCCACGCCGCCGATCACACCGATCCGGCGATTCCCGCCTTGCACGAGACGGTCGATCCGTTGCGGCGTTGGTGCAGCGAATGCCTGCTGGTCGGCGAGCACCTGCCGCGCGATCGCTTGCGCGACGCGCTCGAAGCGATCGGCGCCGATTCGCTGGTGCTGGCCGGCGGCGCCACGCGCCTGCGCGTGCATGCGCATGTCGGCGCTCCGCAGATGCTGTTCGATGCGTGCGCGCGGTTCGGCGTGGTCGAGGGCATGAAGGCCGACGACATGCTGGCGCAGCAGCGCAGCATCGAACGCGTGCAGCGCGTGGCCGTGGTCACCGACAGCGCCGCCGACCTGCCCGAGGAACTGGCCGAACACTACGGCCTGCACGTGGTGCCGGTGCGGGTGTCGATCGACGGCCGCGATTACCTCGACAAGACCGGCCTGGCGACCGCCGAGTTCTACCGGCGCATGGCGGCCAGCGCCGACCTGCCGCGCACCAGCCAGCCGCCGCCGGGGGATTTCCGCCGCACCTTCGAATTCCTGCTCGGCCATCGCGCCCAGGTCCTGTACGTGGGGCTGTCGCGCGCGGTGTCGGGCACCTTGCAGTCGGGCGAACAGGCCGCCGCCCGCGCCGACGACAGCGGTGCGCGCCGGATCCAGGTGTTCGACACCTTCAACGCCGCCGGTGGCCAGGCCCTGCTGGCCTGGCGCGCGGCCGAGCTGGCCGCCGACGGGATCGAGCTGCCGGCGATCGTGGCCGAACTCGAACGGCTGCGGCCGTTGACCCTGACCTGGGCGATGGCGCGCGACATCTCGCATGCGGTGCGCGGCGGCCGGGTGCCGCCGTGGGCGGTGCCGCTGGTGCGGTTCACCGGGCTGACCCCGATCGCGAAGATCAAGCCCGAGGGCCGGTTGGGCGTCAGCGGCGGGGTGTTCGCCAAGGCCGGCGCGCCGGAAGCGTTCGCGCGCTACATCGCCCGGCGCGCGCCGCGTGGGCAGCGCTGGCGCGCGATCATCGGCCATTGCGATGCGCGCGCGGACGGCGAACGGCTGCTCGAAGCGTTGCGCCGACGGCTGGGTCTGGAGCGGGCCTGGCTGGTCGAGACCGGCCCGGCGCTGGGCGCGCATGCGGGGCGGGGCGCGTTGCTGGTGTCGTTGCAGCCGGTGCCCGGGGCGGTTTGA
- a CDS encoding zinc-dependent peptidase — protein sequence MFEFLRRLRRPAPSIDDELWRITVAALPWAHALDASRQQRLRELSTRFLHEKTITPVQGLHLDEVQHGMLAAMCCLPLLEFGPEGLHGWSQMLVYPDEFRVKLVDFDENDVQHEWHEEISGESHDNGVLIVSWADVVAECAAPHRGDMVVIHEMAHKLDFLDGLIDGTPPLPREWQLEWARDFQAAYEDFGDEVDALLDAVDDDPDLVLSEDEQAGYLHGIRTTAADAPEEFFAVVSECHFSNPGALLARMPQVAAHLTRFYGPSPFA from the coding sequence TTGTTCGAGTTCCTGCGCCGTCTGCGGCGCCCCGCCCCATCCATCGACGACGAACTGTGGCGGATCACCGTCGCCGCCTTGCCGTGGGCGCACGCACTGGATGCGTCGCGACAACAGCGGCTGCGCGAGCTGAGCACGCGCTTCCTGCACGAGAAGACCATCACCCCGGTGCAGGGTTTGCATCTGGACGAAGTGCAGCACGGCATGCTCGCGGCGATGTGCTGCCTGCCGCTGCTGGAATTCGGCCCCGAAGGCCTGCACGGGTGGTCGCAGATGCTGGTCTATCCCGACGAGTTCCGGGTCAAGCTGGTCGACTTCGACGAAAACGACGTGCAGCACGAGTGGCACGAGGAAATCAGCGGCGAGTCGCACGACAACGGCGTGCTGATCGTGTCCTGGGCCGACGTCGTCGCCGAATGCGCCGCGCCGCATCGCGGCGACATGGTGGTGATCCACGAGATGGCGCACAAGCTGGATTTTCTCGATGGCCTCATCGACGGCACGCCGCCGTTGCCGCGCGAATGGCAGCTCGAATGGGCGCGCGATTTCCAGGCGGCTTATGAGGATTTCGGCGACGAGGTCGATGCCTTGCTCGACGCGGTGGACGACGACCCGGACCTGGTGCTGAGCGAGGACGAACAAGCCGGTTACCTGCACGGCATCCGCACCACCGCGGCCGATGCGCCGGAAGAATTCTTCGCCGTGGTCAGCGAATGCCATTTCAGCAATCCCGGCGCGCTGCTGGCGCGCATGCCGCAGGTGGCTGCGCATTTGACCCGGTTCTATGGGCCGTCGCCGTTCGCCTGA
- a CDS encoding ATP-binding protein: MSWGQPRSLRARQLLAASLGLLAFLALAGYALDRAFLETAESNLRQRLTSYALAYAADTDFGRGGEIIPPYDPPDPRFDRPGSGLYAEVILPNGHWDSMSAQGPVLPDGGMLKPTEETFEGPLPVTEISGRTGEAYRYGRGLIWSVDGDAKSEFQYTIYILEDTSALRHQVAVFRQALWRYLGGAGVILLLLQALIMQWSLRPLKRVIEELKRVQRGLASRMSERHPRELEPLTESINAFIESERENLDRQRNTLADLAHSLKTPLAVLHARLDDENGPVPIDPELREDVSVQLRRMNDLVSYQLARAASGGHALFAAPIAIESHAEEIVRGLEKVYASKGVLCEFDLADGVQFHGEPGDLQELLGNLLENAFKWANSRVLLTVQPGETAANRRPGLLLAVDDDGPGIPPDKVASILQRGVRGDERVHGHGIGLAIVQDLVRGYRGTLDVTPSEELGGTRFEVKLPPGL; this comes from the coding sequence ATGAGCTGGGGACAGCCGCGCTCGCTGCGCGCGCGCCAGTTGCTGGCCGCAAGTCTGGGCCTGTTGGCCTTCCTGGCCCTGGCCGGTTACGCGCTCGACCGCGCGTTCCTTGAGACCGCCGAAAGCAATCTGCGCCAGCGTCTGACTAGTTACGCGTTGGCGTATGCGGCCGACACCGATTTCGGCCGCGGCGGCGAAATCATCCCGCCCTACGATCCGCCGGACCCGCGTTTCGACCGGCCCGGCAGCGGCCTGTACGCCGAAGTGATCCTGCCCAACGGGCACTGGGATTCGATGTCGGCGCAAGGCCCGGTGCTGCCCGACGGCGGCATGCTCAAGCCCACAGAGGAAACCTTCGAAGGCCCGTTGCCGGTCACCGAGATCAGCGGCCGCACCGGCGAGGCGTATCGCTATGGGCGCGGCCTGATCTGGAGCGTCGACGGCGACGCCAAGTCCGAATTCCAGTACACGATCTACATCCTCGAAGACACCAGCGCGCTGCGCCATCAGGTCGCGGTGTTCCGTCAGGCGCTGTGGCGCTATCTCGGCGGTGCCGGCGTGATCTTGCTGTTGTTGCAGGCGCTGATCATGCAGTGGAGCCTGCGCCCGCTCAAACGCGTGATCGAGGAGCTCAAGCGCGTGCAGCGCGGCCTCGCCTCGCGCATGAGCGAGCGCCATCCGCGCGAGCTCGAACCGCTGACCGAAAGCATCAACGCCTTCATCGAAAGCGAACGCGAAAACCTCGATCGCCAGCGCAACACCCTGGCCGATCTCGCGCACAGCCTGAAAACGCCGCTGGCGGTGCTGCATGCGCGCCTGGACGACGAGAACGGGCCGGTGCCGATCGATCCGGAGTTGCGCGAAGACGTCAGCGTGCAACTGCGGCGCATGAACGATCTGGTGTCGTACCAGCTCGCGCGCGCCGCGTCGGGCGGACACGCCTTGTTCGCCGCGCCGATCGCGATCGAATCGCATGCCGAGGAAATCGTGCGCGGCCTGGAAAAGGTCTATGCCTCCAAGGGCGTGCTGTGCGAATTCGATCTCGCCGACGGCGTGCAGTTCCACGGCGAACCCGGCGACTTGCAGGAACTGCTCGGCAACCTGCTGGAAAACGCGTTCAAGTGGGCGAATTCGCGGGTGCTGTTGACGGTGCAGCCCGGCGAGACCGCGGCCAATCGCCGGCCCGGCCTGTTGCTCGCGGTCGACGACGACGGCCCAGGCATTCCGCCGGACAAGGTCGCCTCGATCCTGCAGCGCGGCGTGCGCGGCGACGAGCGCGTGCATGGCCACGGCATCGGCCTGGCGATCGTGCAGGACCTGGTGCGCGGGTATCGCGGCACTTTGGATGTCACGCCCTCGGAGGAACTGGGCGGGACGCGGTTCGAAGTGAAGCTGCCGCCGGGGTTGTAG
- a CDS encoding response regulator transcription factor translates to MRILLVEDEAPLRETLAARLKREGFAVDAAQDGEEGLYMGREVPFDLGIIDLGLPKMSGMELIKALRDEGKKFPVLILTARSSWQDKVEGLKQGADDYLVKPFHVEELLARLNALVRRAAGWSKPTLECGPVMLDLAAQTVSVNGTNVDLTSYEYKVLEYLMMHAGELVSKADLTEHIYQQDFDRDSNVLEVFIGRLRKKLDPDGALKPIETVRGRGYRFAIPRSGD, encoded by the coding sequence ATGCGAATTCTGCTGGTCGAAGACGAAGCGCCTCTGCGCGAGACCCTGGCCGCGCGCCTGAAGCGCGAGGGCTTCGCGGTCGATGCCGCGCAAGACGGCGAGGAAGGCCTGTACATGGGCCGCGAGGTGCCGTTCGACCTGGGCATCATCGATCTGGGCCTGCCCAAGATGTCGGGCATGGAGCTGATCAAGGCGCTGCGCGACGAGGGCAAGAAATTCCCGGTGTTGATCCTGACCGCGCGTTCGAGCTGGCAGGACAAGGTCGAGGGCCTCAAGCAGGGCGCCGACGATTACCTGGTCAAGCCGTTCCACGTCGAGGAACTGCTGGCGCGCCTCAACGCGCTGGTGCGCCGCGCCGCGGGCTGGAGCAAGCCGACCCTGGAATGCGGTCCGGTGATGCTGGACCTGGCCGCGCAGACGGTCAGCGTCAACGGCACCAACGTCGACCTCACCAGCTACGAGTACAAGGTGCTGGAGTACCTGATGATGCATGCCGGCGAGCTGGTCTCGAAGGCCGATCTCACCGAGCACATCTATCAGCAGGACTTCGACCGCGACTCCAACGTGCTGGAAGTGTTCATCGGCCGCCTGCGCAAGAAGCTCGATCCCGACGGCGCGCTCAAGCCGATCGAAACCGTGCGTGGCCGCGGCTATCGTTTCGCGATCCCGCGCAGCGGCGACTGA
- a CDS encoding arginine deiminase-related protein yields the protein MITRDHAAFFAHARALPADFGAATARAAFLVAPDGFARAEQSAGDNRYMAQADAFDPGRASAQHRELQRALSAVLPTICFAGDPDTPDALFPNNVFATSAGAATGPRCVIGRMRHPVRQREATRADIRAFFTQVLGYAEVDLSTQPHPCELTGALVIDRARGLGYAGLSERCDEAGARLMHQALGLRATLLFDLAPGEYHTNVVLAVLAGRAALVCPGGFADAGVAEAIAGFHAPHGWLLSAAEHAAFAANSIALSPDKVWMSAAAGRSLSPSTRVGLANAGFAVATVELDAIEAGGGSLRCCVGEIY from the coding sequence ATGATCACCCGCGACCACGCCGCCTTCTTCGCCCACGCCCGCGCGTTGCCGGCCGATTTCGGCGCGGCGACCGCGCGCGCCGCGTTCCTGGTCGCGCCCGACGGCTTCGCCCGCGCCGAGCAATCGGCCGGCGACAACCGCTACATGGCCCAGGCCGACGCGTTCGACCCGGGCCGGGCCAGCGCCCAGCACCGCGAACTGCAACGCGCCTTGTCGGCGGTGCTGCCGACGATCTGCTTCGCCGGTGATCCGGACACCCCGGACGCGCTGTTTCCGAACAACGTCTTCGCCACCAGCGCCGGCGCGGCCACCGGCCCGCGCTGCGTGATCGGGCGCATGCGCCACCCGGTGCGCCAGCGCGAAGCGACCCGGGCCGACATCCGCGCCTTCTTCACCCAGGTGCTGGGCTACGCCGAAGTGGACCTGTCGACCCAGCCGCATCCGTGCGAACTCACCGGCGCGCTGGTGATCGACCGCGCCCGCGGACTGGGCTACGCCGGCCTGTCGGAGCGCTGCGACGAGGCCGGCGCGCGGCTCATGCATCAGGCGCTGGGGCTGCGCGCCACCTTGCTGTTCGACCTGGCGCCGGGCGAATACCACACCAATGTGGTGCTGGCGGTGCTGGCCGGCCGCGCCGCGCTGGTGTGTCCGGGCGGATTCGCCGATGCTGGCGTGGCCGAGGCGATCGCCGGCTTCCATGCGCCGCACGGCTGGCTGCTGTCGGCCGCCGAACACGCGGCGTTCGCGGCCAATTCGATCGCGCTGTCGCCCGACAAGGTCTGGATGAGCGCGGCGGCCGGGCGTTCGCTGTCGCCGTCGACCCGGGTCGGGCTGGCCAACGCGGGCTTCGCCGTGGCGACGGTCGAACTGGACGCGATCGAGGCCGGTGGCGGTTCGCTGCGCTGCTGCGTCGGCGAAATCTACTGA
- the dusA gene encoding tRNA dihydrouridine(20/20a) synthase DusA, with translation MIPTPAIPAAQLRLSVAPMMDWTDSHCRVFHRTLAPHARLYTEMVHANAVIHGDRARLLAMEPVEHPVALQLGGSEPALLAQAARIGAERGFDEINLNCGCPSDRVQAGRFGACLMREPALVAASVAAMVEACDVPVTVKCRLGVDDDHRFEVFLAFVDEVAAAGCRMFVVHARNAWLKGLSPKENREVPPLRYDWAYRLKRERPALQVVVNGGIATPDEATAHLQHTDGAMLGRAAYHEPYVLHRLDTAWFGGELRSRAELLRSLRPYVESQLERGVFLKHITRHMLGLFHGERGGRAFRQVLSEGAHKPGADWSLIEQALAVTESFAARDAA, from the coding sequence ATGATCCCCACGCCCGCCATTCCCGCCGCGCAGTTGCGCCTGTCCGTCGCCCCGATGATGGACTGGACCGATTCCCACTGCCGCGTCTTCCACCGCACTCTGGCCCCGCATGCGCGGCTGTACACCGAGATGGTCCACGCCAACGCGGTCATCCACGGCGACCGGGCGCGCCTGCTGGCGATGGAGCCGGTCGAACATCCGGTCGCGTTGCAGCTCGGCGGCAGCGAGCCGGCGTTGCTGGCGCAGGCGGCGCGGATCGGCGCCGAGCGCGGCTTCGACGAGATCAATCTCAATTGCGGCTGCCCGTCCGATCGGGTCCAGGCCGGACGCTTCGGCGCCTGCCTGATGCGCGAGCCGGCGCTGGTGGCGGCCTCGGTCGCGGCGATGGTCGAGGCTTGCGACGTGCCGGTCACGGTCAAGTGCCGGCTCGGGGTCGACGACGACCACCGCTTCGAAGTGTTCCTGGCCTTCGTCGACGAAGTCGCCGCGGCCGGCTGCCGGATGTTCGTGGTCCACGCCCGCAACGCCTGGCTCAAGGGCCTGTCGCCGAAGGAAAACCGCGAAGTGCCGCCGCTGCGCTACGACTGGGCCTATCGGCTCAAGCGCGAGCGCCCGGCGCTGCAGGTGGTCGTCAACGGCGGCATCGCCACGCCGGACGAGGCGACCGCGCACCTGCAGCACACCGACGGCGCGATGCTCGGCCGCGCCGCGTACCACGAGCCCTACGTGCTGCATCGGCTGGACACGGCCTGGTTCGGCGGCGAACTGCGCAGTCGCGCCGAACTGCTGCGCTCGCTGCGGCCTTATGTCGAAAGCCAGCTCGAACGCGGCGTATTCCTCAAGCACATCACCCGGCACATGCTCGGCCTGTTCCACGGCGAGCGCGGCGGCCGTGCGTTCCGGCAGGTCCTCAGCGAAGGCGCGCACAAGCCCGGCGCGGACTGGTCGCTGATCGAGCAGGCGCTGGCGGTGACCGAGTCGTTCGCCGCGCGCGACGCCGCCTGA
- a CDS encoding DUF11 domain-containing protein, protein MSRSEANRRIGLPIIATVAAALSCMSAAQAQFKVSSTFRNNTEPGWTITGTNNAGINDSGILTGGYGAIPNNVNDANGSGWLRLSTNSNNQQGLALYTGGSFPSSQGVIVEFDYVNWGGNGADGTTFFLYDALGTMVGAQPGGSLGYCGGNGGYLGIGLDEFGNFSGSLPGVLGGCPANSSSPGSQAQRVVLRGPVTDNNRWLANAAVSGGIDTPSVTTRPAAEHMMVALLPNTPQPGYTVTVSIGVNGGTPTTVLSNVNFNYLAPANLRMGYAGSTGGLNNVHEVRNMSASVPADIGITKTVSAARVRRGQPVTYTVVVSNLDINPVVAGNQAPSIPGTDAPDITDTFPSQLTGTAWTCVASAGSTCPAPSGTGNIAVTGGYSLLPGGTLTYTVTGTVANNAACNATVTNTASALFSDTDRFGDINAANNTASANFAVDCINLAVDKTTAQTQFTAGGTGTYNIAVSNSGTIATTGALTVTDTLPAGLSVADGAVALSGANAANWACIAASNTLTCTSASAIAAAANSTFGFNVAVAFAATGPVVNTARVAGGGDANCPLATPCADPTPTSTPIVRPSVSLRISKTDGVGTFTPGGSATYIITACNQSGPDPANGATITDPLPAGVTLSGPWSCAGSGAVLGTCPVSGGAVGGNAVSVTGVVLPVGGCVSVNVPVSFSSNPADY, encoded by the coding sequence ATGTCCAGATCGGAGGCAAACCGCCGGATCGGCCTGCCGATCATCGCCACCGTGGCCGCGGCGCTGTCGTGCATGTCCGCCGCCCAGGCCCAGTTCAAGGTGTCCTCGACCTTCCGCAACAACACCGAGCCGGGCTGGACCATCACCGGCACCAACAATGCCGGCATCAACGACAGCGGCATCCTGACCGGCGGCTACGGCGCCATCCCCAACAACGTCAACGACGCCAACGGCAGCGGCTGGCTGCGCCTGTCGACCAACAGCAACAACCAGCAGGGCCTGGCGTTGTACACCGGCGGCTCGTTCCCGTCCTCGCAGGGCGTGATCGTCGAGTTCGACTACGTCAACTGGGGCGGCAACGGCGCCGACGGCACCACGTTCTTCCTGTACGACGCGCTGGGCACCATGGTCGGCGCCCAGCCGGGCGGCAGCCTGGGCTATTGCGGCGGCAACGGCGGTTACCTGGGCATCGGCCTGGACGAGTTCGGCAATTTTTCCGGTTCGCTGCCCGGCGTACTGGGCGGTTGCCCGGCCAACAGCAGCAGCCCCGGCAGTCAGGCCCAACGCGTGGTGCTGCGCGGACCGGTGACCGACAACAACCGCTGGCTCGCCAACGCCGCCGTCAGCGGCGGCATCGACACGCCCAGCGTGACCACCCGGCCGGCCGCCGAACACATGATGGTGGCGCTGCTGCCCAATACGCCGCAGCCGGGCTATACGGTGACCGTGTCGATCGGCGTCAACGGCGGCACCCCGACCACGGTGCTCAGCAACGTCAACTTCAACTACCTCGCCCCGGCCAACCTGCGCATGGGCTATGCCGGTTCGACCGGCGGCCTCAATAACGTCCACGAAGTACGCAACATGAGCGCCTCGGTGCCGGCCGATATCGGCATCACCAAGACCGTCTCGGCCGCGCGCGTGCGCCGCGGCCAACCGGTGACGTACACAGTCGTGGTCAGCAACCTCGACATCAACCCGGTGGTCGCCGGCAACCAGGCGCCGTCGATCCCGGGCACCGACGCGCCCGACATCACCGACACCTTTCCCAGCCAGCTCACCGGAACCGCCTGGACCTGCGTGGCCAGCGCCGGCTCCACCTGCCCGGCCCCGTCGGGCACCGGCAACATCGCCGTCACCGGCGGCTACAGCCTGCTGCCGGGCGGCACCCTGACCTACACCGTGACCGGCACGGTCGCCAACAACGCCGCCTGCAACGCCACCGTGACCAATACCGCGAGCGCGCTGTTCTCCGACACCGACCGCTTCGGCGACATCAACGCGGCCAACAACACCGCCAGCGCGAACTTCGCGGTCGACTGCATCAACCTGGCGGTCGACAAGACCACCGCGCAGACCCAGTTCACCGCCGGCGGCACCGGCACCTACAACATCGCGGTCAGCAACAGCGGCACGATCGCCACGACCGGCGCGCTCACCGTCACCGACACATTGCCCGCCGGCCTGAGCGTGGCTGACGGCGCGGTCGCGCTGAGCGGCGCCAACGCCGCCAACTGGGCCTGCATCGCGGCCTCCAACACCCTAACCTGCACCAGCGCCAGCGCGATCGCCGCCGCGGCCAATTCGACCTTCGGTTTCAACGTCGCCGTCGCCTTCGCCGCCACCGGACCGGTGGTCAACACCGCACGCGTGGCCGGCGGCGGCGACGCCAACTGCCCGCTCGCCACGCCCTGCGCCGACCCCACGCCGACGAGCACGCCGATCGTGCGTCCGTCGGTGAGCCTTCGCATCAGCAAGACCGACGGCGTCGGCACCTTCACCCCCGGCGGCAGCGCCACCTACATCATCACCGCCTGCAACCAGAGCGGCCCGGACCCGGCCAACGGCGCGACCATCACCGACCCGCTGCCCGCCGGCGTGACCCTGAGCGGCCCGTGGAGCTGCGCCGGCAGCGGCGCGGTCCTGGGCACCTGCCCCGTGAGCGGCGGCGCGGTCGGCGGCAACGCAGTCTCGGTGACCGGCGTGGTGTTGCCGGTCGGCGGTTGCGTGAGCGTGAACGTGCCGGTGAGTTTCAGTTCGAATCCGGCGGATTACTGA
- the rtcA gene encoding RNA 3'-terminal phosphate cyclase codes for MELIEISGIEGGGQLLRTALSLSLCTGTAFEMQHIRAKRSRPGLMRQHLTAVGAAAQIGCAHVDGAQLGATTLRFIPGAVNPGRYRFSIGTAGSATLVMQTVLPALWSCDGPSEVIIEGGTHNPLAPCADFIAQAYLPALRRMGVDTEFALLRHGFFPAGGGALQLRVAPNAQLRIHAFDRRDPAPQLEATALLSALHDQIGQRELQVVAERLSLAPEHQHLRRAALAQSPGNVLMLRVQGEQHTELFSALGERGLSAEQVAIGLVKQVSAYLASSAAVAEHLSDQLLLPMALAGGGEFTTAFISDHLSSNACLIEKFLPVEIDWVQVDRQCWRVTVRS; via the coding sequence ATGGAATTGATCGAAATCAGCGGGATCGAGGGCGGCGGACAGCTGCTGCGTACCGCATTGAGTCTGAGCCTGTGCACCGGCACCGCGTTCGAGATGCAGCACATCCGCGCCAAGCGTTCGCGCCCGGGCTTGATGCGCCAGCATCTGACCGCGGTCGGCGCGGCCGCGCAGATCGGCTGCGCGCACGTCGACGGCGCGCAATTGGGCGCGACCACGCTGCGTTTCATTCCCGGCGCGGTCAATCCGGGGCGTTACCGTTTCTCGATCGGCACCGCCGGGTCGGCGACCTTGGTGATGCAGACGGTATTGCCGGCGCTGTGGTCGTGCGACGGGCCGTCCGAGGTGATCATCGAGGGCGGCACCCATAACCCGCTGGCGCCGTGCGCGGACTTCATCGCGCAGGCGTATCTGCCGGCGTTGCGGCGCATGGGCGTGGACACCGAATTCGCCTTGCTGCGACATGGGTTCTTCCCGGCCGGCGGCGGTGCGTTGCAGCTGCGCGTGGCGCCGAACGCGCAGCTGCGCATACATGCATTCGATCGGCGCGACCCGGCGCCGCAATTGGAGGCGACCGCGTTGTTGTCGGCCTTGCACGACCAGATCGGCCAGCGCGAGTTGCAGGTCGTCGCCGAGCGTTTGAGCCTGGCGCCCGAGCATCAGCACCTGCGTCGCGCCGCGCTCGCGCAAAGCCCGGGCAATGTGCTGATGCTGCGCGTGCAGGGCGAGCAGCACACCGAGTTGTTCAGTGCCTTGGGCGAGCGCGGTCTCAGCGCCGAGCAGGTCGCGATCGGGCTGGTCAAGCAGGTGTCGGCGTATCTGGCGTCGTCGGCCGCCGTCGCCGAACACCTGTCCGATCAGTTGCTGTTGCCGATGGCGCTGGCCGGCGGCGGCGAGTTCACCACGGCCTTCATCAGCGATCACTTGTCGAGCAACGCGTGCCTGATCGAGAAGTTCCTGCCGGTGGAGATCGACTGGGTGCAGGTCGATCGGCAGTGCTGGCGCGTCACCGTGCGTTCGTAA